The region GGTGCTCCCGGTGCAAGCTAGGGCCGGCACAGCTATCACCAGCGCTAATGATTTACACTTACTGGCAAGGGTGGTGGCCGCGGAAGCGGGGGGCGAGCCCTTTGAAGGTCAAGTGGCCGTGGCGGCGGTGCTGTTAAACCGGGTAAAGCACCCTTCCTTCCCGAATTCCATTGCCGGTGTGGTGTACCAGCCCCTGGCTTTCGAAAGTGTCATGAGCGGCCATATCTGGCGGGTCACGGATCTAGCCACGGCAGAACGAGCCGCCCGGGCTGCCTTAAGCGGTTGGGATCCCACTTACGGGGCTTTGTATTTCTGGAATCCCTCAAAACCGGTAAGCCGTTGGATTTGGACGAGAAAAATCATTAGGACCATCGGAGATCATGTGTTCGGGATCTAAACAATGGAGGTAGACAAATGAGGCGTTGGTATGGATGGTTGATGGCCGCCCTGTTGGTGGTGGCGGTGCTTGCTTTCGGTTTTGGGTACTGGAAGGACCAGCAGCGGGTGGCCAATGCTTTGGAGAGCAATTATCAAAGGGATTTTCACGTGGTAGTGGATCAGG is a window of Clostridia bacterium DNA encoding:
- a CDS encoding spore cortex-lytic protein; protein product: MKGVAEVRKWLIGTVVAAVLLGGGWQPVAQETKYGYLPVTAGAEEAPVLPVQARAGTAITSANDLHLLARVVAAEAGGEPFEGQVAVAAVLLNRVKHPSFPNSIAGVVYQPLAFESVMSGHIWRVTDLATAERAARAALSGWDPTYGALYFWNPSKPVSRWIWTRKIIRTIGDHVFGI